Proteins from a single region of Engystomops pustulosus chromosome 5, aEngPut4.maternal, whole genome shotgun sequence:
- the GPR141 gene encoding probable G-protein coupled receptor 141, whose amino-acid sequence MDPVNETTANHTTCYIQPEVANGILIALYITAIFGGTVGIFIMVFLLCRTNTRSLTITAIVNLLVVHGVFIVTVPFRIFYYIWGEWIFSFAFCRFVSSMIHIHMYLSFIFYVALLSIRYISFFKQKDKIEFYRKMHSVVASAAVWIVILLVVLPVFFLQYGKKTEEYKANQCFSFQMEIMRPFVIVLNYTAITVILLVVCILLVVQTFIIVKILKKLKHAALDHQEFWVQLKSLFFILIMIICFFPHHIFRIYYIHHINDCFYYNEIFLALTALSCLDLLSFAVQTYFQKVFKHITCSLRCPCRSLC is encoded by the coding sequence ATGGATCCAGTGAATGAAACCACAGCCAATCATACAACCTGTTATATACAACCTGAAGTTGCAAATGGCATCCTAATTGCTCTCTACATTACAGCTATTTTTGGTGGAACAGTTGGAATCTTCATCATGGTTTTTCTGTTATGTAGAACTAACACTCGTTCTTTAACCATAACTGCAATTGTCAACCTACTGGTAGTCCATGGTGTTTTTATTGTCACAGTTCCCTTTCGGATTTTCTATTACATCTGGGGAGAATGGATATTTAGTTTTGCATTTTGTAGGTTTGTAAGCTCCATGATACATATCCACATGTatctttcctttattttttatgtggCTTTGCTTAGCATCAGATACATCAGCTTTTTCAAACAAAAAGACAAAATTGAGTTCTACAGGAAGATGCATTCTGTGGTGGCCAGTGCTGCTGTATGGATAGTTATTTTGCTTGTAGTTTTACCAGTCTTCTTCCTCCAGTATGGTAAGAAAACAGAAGAATACAAAGCTAACCAGTGTTTCTCATTCCAAATGGAAATTATGAGACCTTTTGTTATTGTCTTGAACTACACTGCAATTACAGTAATATTACTTGTCGTGTGTATTCTTTTGGTTGTGCAAACCTTTATCATTGTAAAGATCTTAAAGAAGTTGAAGCATGCAGCTTTAGATCATCAGGAATTCTGGGTCCAGCTGAAgagtttatttttcattttgatcATGATCATTTGCTTCTTTCCTCATCACATTTTCCGGATCTACTACATACATCACATCAATGACTGCTTCTACTACAATGAAATTTTCCTGGCTCTAACAGCCCTTAGTTGTTTGGATCTCCTATCATTTGCAGTACAGACTTATTTTCAGAAAGTGTTTAAACATATCACATGTTCCTTAAGATGTCCTTGTCGCTCTCTTTGTTGA